TAGGAGACAAGGCGGTGGATCTCTTTCTTGACTCGGTCGAGGCAGCCCAGAAAGATCACCGGAGAAACGATGCCAGACATCGCATTGAGCATGCCCTCCTCCCTCGATCAGGTTCTCTGGAGCGTATAAAGAGACTGGGGGTTGTCATCTCGACGCATCCTCAATGGATTTTTCACTGGGGCAACAATTTTAGAATGAAAAACAGGGCAGTGGCAATACCTCTGAACAGTTATCTCAAGGGAGGCATTCCTGTGGCTTTTGGAGCTGATCCGCCTGCTTTTCCTTTATACCAGCCGCAGATAGCGCTCTGGCAAGCAATAAAGAGAACGACTAAAGGGGGATCACGTTTCGATTCGTCAGAAAGTATCTCCATTCAGGAAGCCTTAAAGATGCAGACGATGGGAAGCGCTTATTCGGGTTTTCAGGAAAGAGAAATCGGTTCCATTGAGACAGGCAAACTTGCCGATATGGTCGTCTGGGATCGTGATTATTACAGTGTTTCCAAAGATGAAATAAAGGATGTAAAAGCAGTCATGACCTTTGTGGGTGGAAAAAGTGTATATGAAAAGAGGGGCAGTTAATGTTCCTTTCGCATCAATATTCCTTTTTGCATTTGATCAATGAAAAGGAGGCAAAAGGGTGATCAGACTCACTACGCGGACAACAAGAATTCATTTCGTAATCATCAACATCTGGGCTTTTCAAAGTTATTTAGTAGTAGGTGCTTTCAATATCTACGTTTACGGCTGACTCCAGAACTCCCCCCTACCTTTATCCTGATTAAGATCGTATAATTTCACCCCCCGGAGACCTCACCAAACAAAGAATATGGAGGTCAACCATGTCTACAAAAGAGTCGATAACCCTGTTCAAATATTATATTCAATCAAACCACAAACGACGAACCATCGAGAGTTACAATTTCCTGTTTGACAGGTTCGGAGCAATTTATGCGCAGAGACCCTTGGATGACATCAGCCCCGATGAGATCTTCCATTTCCTGGAAACCCTCACGCAGAATCTGTCAAAATCCACAAGAAGACTCCGGTATGCTCAGATGAAAGCCTTTTACAACTTCATTATTGACCGTTGCTCTCTGAACATGAGGAATCCCTGCAACATGCCGTTGCTCAGCAAATCCTTCAGGGCGCCGAAACAGCTTCCTCACAAGATACTCGACCGGGAAACGGTGGATGAAATGATCTACAACACAAAAAGACAGCGGGACCGTTTAATATTGGAGCTTCAGGCACGGTGCGGATTGCGGGTTGGTGAATTGCTGAAGATTAAGGTATCTGATGTTTCTGACAGAACCATCATCCTACGGGAGCCCAAATCAGGCAAGGAGTCTGAAATGGCCTACATGCCGGAGAACGTATCGAGAAGGCTGGGAGAATACATCAAAGAGAAAACTCTTCAAGGAGATGAGCGGATATTTCCCATTTGCTATTCAACGGCAAGGTCTCTTGTCAAAGGACTCGGAGCCAAATTGAATGTCCATGTGTCCCCTCATGATCTCCAGAGATATTCAGCCACATATGCCAGCAGAAATGGTGTTCCTCTGGAAGTAGTATCGAAAGTAATCTTGCGGCATCAGGATTTGAAAACAACCCAGGTCTATCTCGGCAAGATCAGCGATTCAGAGGCGATCCGGTGGATGGACATTCTTCACGGAAAATAAGATTATTCAACATAATCAATTGGAACGTGGGGTCTTTGGGGCTCATAAATCGTGGCCAGGTGATCCACAATTAAACATCCTCCCATCAGAAACTGCGTATTTCATCCTGTAACATTAAACGCTCACTTGGAAAAAGATGAAGAGTTCAAACGGTACTCATTGATCCTTAAAAAACTATTGACTTAACATTCCATGTAGGTTATATTCCTTCCATGGCATGGGAAGTGGAATATACCGATGAATTTGAGGCATGGTGGATTGATTTGGACGAGGGAGAACAGATCGACATTGATGCGGTTGTCGGTATATTGGAAGAAAAGGGGCCTCATCTGCCATACCCCTATAGTTCGGATGTCAAGGGAACCAAGTATGGCTCAATAAGAGAGTTACGGATTCAGCACAAAGGAAAGCCTTATAGAATCCTTTATGCCTTTGATCCCCGTAGAACGGCCATACTTTTGATTGGTGGTAAAAAGGGGGGCGGTCAGCGTTGGTACGAAAAATATGTACCTTTGGCTGAAAGAATTTATGAGAAACATTTGAAGACTTTAAAGAATAAACAAGGGGGCGCATGATGAGCAAACCTTACTCTATACTGAGAGGAAAAATGAAGCCCGCGGCACGGAAAAAAGCAGCGGAAAAGACAACGGCGTTACTTGCTGAAATGCCTTTACAGGAATTGCGACATGCAAGGAATTTAAGCCAGGAACAATTGGCACGAACACTATCTGTCAAACAGCCTTCGGTATCGAAGCTTGAACAGCGGACGGACATGTATATCAGCACATTAAGAAATTTTATTAAGGCCATGGGAGGAGACCTGGAAATCATTGCCAGATTTCCTGATGGGTCCGTTCAGATCAAACAGTTTGAAGACATTGCTACGAAGATAAAAAAGATTAATTCCCCAGTGTAACGAGAAAGATATTCCAAGAACGTAAAAAAATCTTGGCTTCACAAACTGCTTGAGCATCGCGAGTGGAGCTCTCAAGGTAGTATGGCTTCTATCGGCCCTATCTTAAGGAGGTCATTTACCGGTACCTGGACTTCAGCCACGAGTACCTGCTTGCCTTTTCCTGTAAATCGGCGCTTTCTGCATCGTTTTCTCTCCTTTTACTCGTGATGAGAAAACGACTCTAAAACAATCTTAGCTTGGAAAATAGATCAAAGGAATGAAAAGAATGAAAGGAACTATATGGATTTCTTAAACCATGGATTGACAGGAATTAAATGAACTATATCTGGTAACATAACTATACTGGCAACATAACTTTATTATAAAGAAAAAAGGGTTACAGTTAGTTTTCTGTAACCCTTGATATAATCTGGTACCCCCGGCGCGATTCGAACGCGCGACTCCCGGATTAGGAATCCGGTGCTCTATCCTACTGAGCTACGGGGGCATATGTTAACAAAAGAGAAAGTGCTTTAGCATTATTTGAGATAGGTGTCAACACTCTCACGGAAGGTATGTTTCTATTATTCTTTTGGAAGAAAACCCGGATAATTTGAGATAATCGGCCGTCACGTCTTCAAATGCCGCTCCGGGGATCAGTCCTATCAATTCGGATTCAAGTATAGTGACACCATAACCGAAGGCCTCCTCTTTTACAGTATCGAAGACCTTGCGGATCGAAGTTTCCCTGTAATTTGTGAGATTCATTGACACCTGAACAATTTTTCTGCTGTGTAGCGGAACACCTATCGCCTTGACACCTTTGAGGCCGCCGCTTGAGTATCGTATCGATCTCGCAATATTTTGTGCAATATCAAGATTTTCGGTACCAAGATTAATATTAAAAGCAATCAGCGGGTCTCGTACCCCGACAACCGTTGCACCTCCACGGGAGTTGAAGACAGCCGGTCCCGCATCTGGAACCCATAATGGGTCGTTTATCTTTTTACGTAATCCCCTGTACCCCCCTCTCCTTATATCGGATAATTCCCTCCTTTTTAAATCCAGCGCTGCTTCGCCGTAGAAGTAGATCGGGACATTGTTTTTCTTCCCGAAGGCACGACCAAATCTATGGGCTATTTCCACTGTTTCTTTCATGCTGATGTTTTTTATGGGGGTGAAGGGGACCACATCCACGGCACCGATGCATGGATGAACACCGGAATGCTTTGTCATGTCGATTAACTCGAGTGCCCTGTCGCAGGCGGCAGCTGTCCCCCTTACGACACCGTCCGGGGTGCCGGCAATGGTCAGAACGCTCCTGTTGTGGTCGACGTCCATGCTGAAGTCAAGCACCTTAGCGCTGTCTACTTCAGACGCCGCTTCCACTATACTTCTTACTTTGTCTTTATCTTTTCCTTCACTGAAATTTGGAACACATTCAATAATTTTCATAATACCTTACAAAGCCGTCAGGCCTGATATATCCTGACTTCCGGCAGTTGGATACATGTGAGTTTACCGCCATAGACAGCCCCTGTATCAATTCCTATTTTATTCGAATCTATGAGGGGTTGTGGGAGTGGGGTGTGTCCGAAGACCACAGTTTTTCCAAAATCATAGGAAGAGTTTATAAACTCGTGCCGTATCCATATTAAATCTTCTATATCCTGTTTTTCCAGGGGAATAGCGGGTCTCAACCCGGCGTGTACGAAGATGTAATTTTCAGTTTCGTAATAAGGAAGCAGTGATGTGAAAAAGTGCATATGATTTTCCGGAACGTTTACCTTAACGCCATCGGCCGTTTCGACAACTCCATAGGATGAAATGGTATGATCTCCTCCGTTTATAAGGAATATTTCTTTATAAACGTTTTTGTCATGAAGATAGTCGAGAAACATCTGTTCATGATTTCCCAGCAGGCATATTACCTGGTTTATGTTTCTCCTGAGCTCGAGGACAAAATCGACCACGCCTTTAGAATCCGGCCCCCTGTCTATATAATCACCGATAAAAATAAGGGCATCATTTTGAGCATCAATGTCTATTGTGTCCATAATGCTCTCCAGGTTTGAAATACACCCATGGATATCACCGATGGCAAATATTCTTCCCATATTACAATCCTGAATTGCGATATGTCTTTCGATGTGAGCGTTCAACTATCGACCACGAGCAAGGTAGGGGCGGTTTTTATGCCTGGCCACAAGTGGTGGCATGTAAAATGCCACCCTACGCTGACGGCTGATAGGAAAACGCTTACCAAAAGAGGGCCTTAACGAATTCTTTACTGTTGAATCTTCTCAGGTCATCGATCCCCTCACCGATACCAATGTAGCGGATAGGGATATTCAGTTCATGGGCAATCCTGATGATGATCCCGCCCTTTGCTGTTCCGTCTAACTTTGTTAAGGCAATTCCTGTCACGCCGACTTCTTCATTAAACATCTTTACCTGTGAAACGGCATTTTGTCCGGTGGTGGCATCAAGAACAAGGAGTGTTTCATGGGGAGAACCTGGCAGTTCCCTCTCCATGATACGTTTCGTCTTTTTCAGCTCGTCCATAAGATTAACCTTGGTATGGAGCCTGCCGGCAGTATCGATAATCATTACCTCTGTTTTGCGTGACTTCGCAGAATG
The Syntrophales bacterium DNA segment above includes these coding regions:
- a CDS encoding metallophosphoesterase family protein, with the translated sequence MGRIFAIGDIHGCISNLESIMDTIDIDAQNDALIFIGDYIDRGPDSKGVVDFVLELRRNINQVICLLGNHEQMFLDYLHDKNVYKEIFLINGGDHTISSYGVVETADGVKVNVPENHMHFFTSLLPYYETENYIFVHAGLRPAIPLEKQDIEDLIWIRHEFINSSYDFGKTVVFGHTPLPQPLIDSNKIGIDTGAVYGGKLTCIQLPEVRIYQA
- a CDS encoding site-specific integrase produces the protein MSTKESITLFKYYIQSNHKRRTIESYNFLFDRFGAIYAQRPLDDISPDEIFHFLETLTQNLSKSTRRLRYAQMKAFYNFIIDRCSLNMRNPCNMPLLSKSFRAPKQLPHKILDRETVDEMIYNTKRQRDRLILELQARCGLRVGELLKIKVSDVSDRTIILREPKSGKESEMAYMPENVSRRLGEYIKEKTLQGDERIFPICYSTARSLVKGLGAKLNVHVSPHDLQRYSATYASRNGVPLEVVSKVILRHQDLKTTQVYLGKISDSEAIRWMDILHGK
- a CDS encoding XRE family transcriptional regulator; translation: MMSKPYSILRGKMKPAARKKAAEKTTALLAEMPLQELRHARNLSQEQLARTLSVKQPSVSKLEQRTDMYISTLRNFIKAMGGDLEIIARFPDGSVQIKQFEDIATKIKKINSPV
- a CDS encoding type II toxin-antitoxin system RelE/ParE family toxin — translated: MAWEVEYTDEFEAWWIDLDEGEQIDIDAVVGILEEKGPHLPYPYSSDVKGTKYGSIRELRIQHKGKPYRILYAFDPRRTAILLIGGKKGGGQRWYEKYVPLAERIYEKHLKTLKNKQGGA
- the ftcD gene encoding glutamate formimidoyltransferase — its product is MKIIECVPNFSEGKDKDKVRSIVEAASEVDSAKVLDFSMDVDHNRSVLTIAGTPDGVVRGTAAACDRALELIDMTKHSGVHPCIGAVDVVPFTPIKNISMKETVEIAHRFGRAFGKKNNVPIYFYGEAALDLKRRELSDIRRGGYRGLRKKINDPLWVPDAGPAVFNSRGGATVVGVRDPLIAFNINLGTENLDIAQNIARSIRYSSGGLKGVKAIGVPLHSRKIVQVSMNLTNYRETSIRKVFDTVKEEAFGYGVTILESELIGLIPGAAFEDVTADYLKLSGFSSKRIIETYLP